One Chitinophagaceae bacterium C216 genomic window carries:
- the recQ gene encoding ATP-dependent DNA helicase RecQ, which translates to MGVKSGKAAPKKAKKEPGQAAKKTKVDLHEALQKYFGFKQFKGKQQEIIESLLSGKDTFVIMPTGGGKSLCYQLPAMISDGVAIIVSPLIALMKNQVDLVRGYNSNDEIAHFLNSTLTKKEIKAVHDDLISGKTKLLYVAPETLTKPENLSFFSDLNISFFAVDEAHCISEWGHDFRPEYRRLREMMDKINPNLPVIALTATATPKVQSDIIKNLDLREPNIFISSFNRENLYYEIIPKIKKSQTHESIVRFIKGMKNKSGIIYTLNRKTTEELADILQANGIKAVAYHAGLDAKLRAKRQDDFLSEDVQVIVATIAFGMGIDKPDVRFVIHYNIPKSIENYYQETGRAGRDGLEGKCILYYSHKDVSKLEHLMRDKPLSEREVGAQLINEIVAYAESGVCRRKVILSYFGEEFPQENCGNCDNCKNPKEKIEAKEDAVIVLKAIKELGEKFATDYMVTIITGKLTPQVKMFRHEGLSSFGIGKEKDAHFWNSLFRQMILEGLLRKDIEEYGVLKITDKGAAFLKKPKSFSIVLNNNFEEAMGDDDEGMDNVADGAVVDERLFEMLKELRQKEAKKIGLVPWVIFLETSLQDMATLYPTTLQELEKCQGVSGAKARRYGKPFVELIARYVEENNIEKPDDFVMKSVVNKSGDKVYIIQQTDKKIPLETIAKNRGWETAELLEEMETIAASGTKLNIGYAIDEMLDENEQYEIMEYFKTCETSSLEVAQKELAEFDFNWEQLKIMRIKFLSEYGM; encoded by the coding sequence ATGGGTGTCAAAAGTGGAAAAGCTGCCCCAAAAAAAGCCAAAAAAGAGCCTGGGCAGGCTGCGAAGAAGACAAAGGTTGATTTGCACGAAGCGCTGCAGAAATACTTTGGTTTTAAACAATTTAAAGGAAAACAGCAGGAAATAATAGAATCTTTACTGTCTGGTAAAGACACTTTTGTGATTATGCCAACAGGAGGAGGTAAAAGCCTGTGTTATCAGCTTCCGGCTATGATATCGGACGGCGTAGCCATTATCGTATCACCTCTCATAGCCTTAATGAAAAACCAAGTGGATCTGGTAAGAGGATATAATAGCAATGACGAGATTGCACACTTTTTAAATTCGACTTTAACCAAAAAGGAAATAAAGGCTGTTCATGACGATTTGATTTCCGGAAAAACCAAACTTTTATATGTGGCTCCGGAAACACTAACAAAACCCGAAAATCTTTCATTCTTCAGCGATCTGAACATTTCTTTCTTTGCGGTAGATGAAGCGCATTGTATAAGTGAGTGGGGACACGATTTTAGGCCGGAATATCGCAGACTGCGCGAAATGATGGATAAGATTAATCCTAATTTGCCGGTTATCGCTCTCACCGCTACTGCTACACCTAAGGTTCAGAGTGATATTATTAAGAATCTCGATCTTAGAGAACCCAACATATTTATCTCTTCTTTCAACAGGGAAAATCTTTATTATGAAATCATTCCCAAAATCAAAAAATCTCAAACACACGAAAGCATTGTGCGCTTTATAAAGGGAATGAAAAATAAAAGTGGTATTATTTATACCCTTAATCGCAAAACTACTGAGGAACTAGCCGATATTTTACAAGCAAATGGTATCAAGGCGGTTGCTTATCATGCGGGGTTGGATGCCAAATTGCGGGCTAAAAGACAGGACGATTTTCTAAGTGAGGATGTCCAGGTGATTGTGGCCACTATCGCTTTTGGTATGGGAATCGATAAGCCCGATGTACGGTTTGTGATACATTATAATATTCCAAAGTCGATCGAGAACTATTATCAAGAAACCGGTAGGGCAGGACGCGATGGATTAGAAGGAAAATGTATTCTTTATTACTCACATAAAGACGTAAGTAAGCTAGAGCACCTTATGCGGGATAAGCCGTTAAGTGAAAGAGAAGTAGGTGCACAATTAATAAATGAAATCGTGGCATATGCCGAGAGCGGCGTGTGTAGACGTAAAGTAATACTCAGTTACTTTGGCGAAGAGTTTCCGCAAGAAAACTGTGGAAACTGTGATAATTGTAAAAATCCAAAGGAGAAGATAGAGGCCAAGGAAGATGCTGTCATTGTATTAAAGGCTATCAAGGAGCTGGGTGAAAAGTTTGCTACAGATTATATGGTCACTATTATCACCGGCAAGCTAACACCTCAGGTTAAGATGTTCCGCCATGAAGGACTTTCCAGTTTTGGTATCGGTAAGGAAAAAGATGCACATTTTTGGAACTCGCTTTTCCGACAAATGATTTTAGAAGGATTGCTGCGCAAGGATATTGAAGAATATGGTGTATTGAAGATAACCGATAAGGGAGCAGCGTTCCTCAAAAAACCAAAATCTTTCAGCATTGTCCTGAACAATAATTTTGAAGAGGCCATGGGAGATGATGATGAAGGTATGGATAATGTGGCAGATGGAGCGGTTGTAGATGAGCGTCTTTTTGAAATGTTAAAAGAACTGCGGCAGAAAGAAGCTAAAAAAATTGGACTCGTTCCCTGGGTTATTTTCTTGGAAACATCTCTGCAAGATATGGCAACACTGTATCCTACAACTTTACAGGAGCTGGAAAAATGCCAGGGTGTTAGTGGTGCTAAAGCACGTCGTTACGGAAAGCCCTTTGTGGAGTTGATTGCTCGGTATGTTGAAGAAAACAACATAGAAAAACCCGACGATTTCGTGATGAAGAGTGTTGTGAATAAAAGCGGTGATAAAGTGTATATCATTCAACAAACCGATAAGAAAATTCCTTTGGAAACAATTGCCAAGAATAGAGGGTGGGAAACTGCTGAACTGCTAGAAGAAATGGAAACCATAGCTGCCAGCGGTACTAAACTCAATATCGGTTATGCCATCGATGAGATGCTTGATGAGAATGAGCAGTATGAAATTATGGAGTACTTCAAAACTTGCGAAACCTCCTCTCTTGAAGTGGCACAAAAGGAATTGGCAGAATTCGATTTCAACTGGGAGCAGTTAAAAATTATGCGTATCAAATTCCTTAGTGAGTATGGTATGTAA
- the kdsD gene encoding Arabinose 5-phosphate isomerase KdsD, protein MKPNCKDIAQRVIAQEAAAVAALQKFVDDDFERAIALLLNCKGRIVLSGIGKSAIIAQKIVATFNSTGTPSIFMHAADALHGDLGIIQEGDVVMILSKSGNSPEIKALIPLIKNFGNSLIAICGNEHSDLAKQADIFLNTTVPNEACPNNLAPTTSTTAQLVIGDALAVCLMEIKGFKDEDFAKFHPGGTLGKKLYLRVADVFVHNEKPAVYPHQSLKEVIVEMTQKRLGVTAVIDEEQNLVGIITDGDLRRMLKKNTDIEHISAKDIMTIHPKHISKDELAITALDIMRKNAITQLVVTDNKKYSGIIHIHDLLKEGLI, encoded by the coding sequence ATGAAACCCAATTGTAAGGATATTGCACAGCGTGTTATAGCACAGGAAGCTGCTGCAGTAGCAGCTCTTCAAAAGTTCGTCGATGATGACTTTGAAAGAGCTATAGCACTTTTACTCAATTGCAAAGGCCGTATTGTCTTAAGCGGCATTGGTAAAAGCGCTATTATTGCCCAGAAGATTGTTGCTACTTTTAATTCTACAGGAACACCGTCTATTTTCATGCATGCCGCAGATGCTTTACACGGCGATTTAGGGATTATACAGGAAGGGGATGTAGTAATGATTCTTAGCAAAAGTGGAAACAGCCCTGAAATAAAAGCGCTCATTCCACTCATTAAAAATTTTGGCAATAGCCTCATAGCCATATGTGGTAATGAACATTCGGATTTGGCTAAGCAGGCAGATATATTTTTAAATACCACAGTACCTAATGAAGCTTGTCCCAACAACCTGGCCCCTACAACCAGTACTACAGCTCAGTTGGTAATAGGCGACGCCCTAGCCGTGTGTCTTATGGAAATAAAAGGCTTCAAGGATGAAGATTTTGCTAAATTTCATCCAGGTGGTACACTAGGCAAAAAATTGTACTTACGGGTAGCCGATGTATTTGTTCACAATGAAAAACCGGCTGTGTACCCCCATCAGTCTTTAAAAGAAGTTATTGTAGAAATGACACAAAAAAGACTGGGTGTTACTGCCGTTATTGATGAGGAACAAAATCTGGTTGGAATAATTACCGACGGAGATTTAAGAAGAATGTTGAAAAAAAATACCGATATTGAACATATATCAGCGAAAGACATCATGACCATACATCCAAAACATATTTCAAAGGATGAATTGGCCATTACAGCCCTAGATATAATGCGGAAAAACGCCATCACCCAATTGGTTGTTACCGACAATAAAAAATATTCTGGTATTATTCACATTCACGATTTACTAAAAGAAGGATTGATATAA
- the algA gene encoding Alginate biosynthesis protein AlgA: MNKNNYVAIMAGGIGSRFWPKSRTSYPKQFLDILGTGKTLIQATFERYSKIVPTENIYVVTSEDYTDIVASQLPSLPKENIVAEPFRKNTAPCIAYIAFKIHEKNPDAVMIAAPADNHIPDFEKFSVVINKALDFVSHINALTTIGIKPTHPNTGYGYIQHEDIEVAPGIYKVKTFTEKPNLELAKAFIKSGDFLWNSGIFTWKCKTIIKSFEEHLPEIYELFYSEKEKLNTPAEEKIIEEIYSQCPSISIDFGIMEKASNVYIIPADFTWTDLGTWNSAYANMEKDYFGNAVAGSDVIVFDTHNSVIHAPEKKLVLVQGMEDYIIVDTEDVLLICKKDKEQEIKDYVAEVKRTKGDKYL; encoded by the coding sequence ATGAATAAAAATAATTATGTAGCTATAATGGCCGGCGGTATCGGAAGCCGCTTCTGGCCAAAAAGTAGAACTTCATACCCCAAACAGTTTCTGGATATCCTAGGCACCGGAAAAACCCTCATACAGGCTACTTTCGAACGTTACAGTAAAATTGTACCTACTGAAAATATTTATGTAGTTACTTCAGAAGATTATACAGATATTGTAGCATCACAGCTGCCCTCATTACCAAAAGAAAACATTGTTGCCGAACCTTTCAGAAAAAATACGGCACCTTGTATTGCTTACATTGCATTTAAAATTCATGAAAAAAATCCAGATGCTGTAATGATTGCGGCACCTGCTGATAATCATATTCCCGATTTTGAGAAATTTTCGGTAGTGATTAACAAAGCGCTGGATTTTGTATCCCATATTAATGCGCTTACTACCATCGGCATCAAACCTACACATCCCAATACAGGGTACGGCTATATTCAACATGAAGATATAGAAGTGGCGCCTGGTATTTATAAAGTAAAAACATTTACTGAAAAGCCTAATTTGGAATTAGCCAAAGCTTTTATTAAAAGTGGTGATTTCTTATGGAATAGTGGCATTTTTACATGGAAATGTAAAACCATCATCAAATCCTTTGAAGAACATTTACCGGAAATATACGAGCTATTCTATAGTGAAAAAGAAAAATTAAATACTCCCGCAGAAGAAAAAATAATAGAAGAAATATACTCACAATGTCCGAGCATTTCCATTGATTTTGGAATTATGGAAAAAGCGAGCAATGTATACATTATCCCGGCCGACTTTACATGGACCGACTTGGGAACATGGAACAGTGCTTATGCCAATATGGAAAAAGATTATTTTGGAAATGCAGTGGCAGGTAGTGATGTAATTGTATTTGATACTCACAATTCTGTGATTCATGCTCCTGAAAAAAAATTAGTACTTGTGCAGGGTATGGAGGATTATATAATTGTAGATACCGAAGATGTACTTTTAATTTGCAAGAAAGATAAAGAACAAGAAATTAAAGATTACGTTGCTGAAGTAAAAAGAACCAAAGGAGATAAATATCTATAA
- the nadA gene encoding Quinolinate synthase A produces MEAAILETAQQELDVKGFLDIEVDPTLDLFEEISKLKKEKNAVILAHYYQEADIQDIADYIGDSLGLAQEAEKTNADMIVFAGVHFMAETAKILNPTKKVVIPDFKAGCSLSDSCPPPMFKLFKEQHPDHVVVSYINCSAGIKALSDVIVTSSNARIIVDSFPKDQKIIFAPDKNLGAYINKVTGRNMLLWNGACIVHEIFSLEKIVKLKQQHPNAKFIAHPECEEEVLKLADFIGSTTGLLKYTMESDADEFIVATETGILHQMEKASPHKKFIPAPPDNGCACNDCPHMKRNTLEKIYLCMKYELPEITMDEELRLAAKKPIDRMLEISKQAGL; encoded by the coding sequence ATGGAAGCAGCTATCTTGGAAACAGCACAGCAGGAATTGGACGTAAAGGGATTTTTGGATATTGAGGTAGATCCAACGCTGGATTTATTTGAAGAAATTAGCAAATTAAAGAAGGAAAAAAATGCAGTTATTCTAGCGCATTATTACCAGGAAGCTGATATTCAAGATATAGCTGACTACATTGGCGATAGTCTAGGATTGGCTCAGGAGGCCGAGAAGACAAATGCCGATATGATTGTTTTTGCGGGTGTGCATTTCATGGCCGAAACGGCAAAAATTCTCAATCCAACTAAGAAAGTTGTTATTCCCGATTTTAAAGCCGGTTGTTCACTGAGTGATAGCTGTCCTCCTCCCATGTTTAAGTTGTTCAAGGAACAACATCCCGATCATGTTGTGGTAAGTTACATCAACTGCAGCGCCGGTATTAAAGCGCTGAGCGATGTAATTGTTACCAGTAGTAATGCCCGCATTATTGTGGATAGTTTTCCAAAAGACCAAAAAATAATTTTCGCTCCGGATAAGAATTTAGGAGCCTACATCAATAAAGTTACAGGTCGCAACATGTTGTTGTGGAACGGTGCATGTATTGTGCATGAAATATTTAGTCTTGAAAAAATCGTAAAGCTGAAACAACAGCATCCGAATGCTAAATTTATTGCCCACCCCGAGTGTGAAGAGGAAGTGTTGAAGCTGGCTGATTTTATAGGTTCCACAACAGGATTATTGAAGTACACTATGGAAAGTGATGCAGATGAATTTATCGTAGCTACCGAAACCGGTATTCTGCATCAGATGGAAAAAGCCAGCCCGCATAAGAAATTTATACCTGCTCCTCCGGATAATGGCTGTGCATGCAACGATTGTCCACACATGAAGCGCAATACATTGGAAAAAATATACCTGTGTATGAAATATGAGCTTCCCGAAATTACAATGGATGAAGAACTGCGTCTGGCAGCTAAAAAGCCTATTGACAGAATGCTAGAAATAAGTAAGCAAGCCGGATTGTAA
- a CDS encoding Asp/Glu-specific dipeptidyl-peptidase: protein MIYVKRILSVFICVLLFSVAKADEGMWLPQLLEALNAKRMKELGMKMSPSDIYSINKASLKDAVVSFGGFCTGEVISDKGLLLTNHHCGFSAIQSHSTIDKNFIRDGFWARDYAEELPNPNLFVTFIVRIDDVTAQVLTNVSESMAENERQSQIARNVRGLLNNVKKETYQDAYVRPFFEGNKFYLFVTETYHDVRLVGAPPSSIGNFGKDTDNWMWPRHTGDFSLFRIYAGKDNKPAKYSPENVPYKPKKFLSISLSGVKEGDFTMVFGFPGRTSEYLPSEAVEQIMTVYDPAKISIRDKALSILDKYMRSDGAIKIQYASKYAGISNAWKKWQGEVLGLTTTNAVQKKLNYEKEFTALLEKNPTLKTKYGKVLPELIQKHKEIKPYALARDYYLETTSKVELFTVVNKIRALKSRKDKQGYAEALAADISWFEKFWKDFNINVDKELFAAMMQLYIEKQEPSYVATYAKEQYHQYNDYAKWADDVYSKSVFADKQKVMDALTNQPERLYDALNTDVAAKLLIEIANMYDNDVALKVNKIQADINKLQRLYMQAQMDAFTHKTFYPDANSTLRVAFGNVSGYNSPSGKKYDYYTYLDGVMEKYKPGDYEFDVPQKLIELHKKKDYGIYGVNGKMPVCFIASNHTTGGNSGSPALDAYGNLIGLNFDRVWEGTMSDINYDPSICRNIMVDIRYVLFIIDKFAGADHLIKEMKLVYPTAKK, encoded by the coding sequence ATGATTTACGTAAAAAGAATATTATCAGTGTTCATCTGCGTATTACTCTTTTCAGTAGCAAAGGCAGATGAAGGTATGTGGTTGCCTCAGCTTCTAGAAGCACTTAATGCTAAAAGAATGAAAGAGCTGGGTATGAAAATGAGTCCTAGTGATATTTATAGTATTAACAAGGCAAGTTTGAAAGATGCCGTAGTGAGCTTTGGAGGATTTTGTACCGGAGAAGTTATATCGGACAAAGGATTATTGTTGACAAACCATCACTGTGGATTCAGTGCTATTCAGAGTCATTCTACTATTGATAAAAATTTTATAAGAGACGGTTTTTGGGCAAGAGATTATGCCGAAGAATTACCCAACCCGAACTTGTTTGTAACATTTATTGTAAGAATAGATGATGTAACTGCTCAGGTACTAACAAATGTATCTGAATCGATGGCTGAAAACGAACGTCAGTCGCAAATAGCTAGAAATGTTCGTGGGTTATTGAATAATGTTAAAAAAGAAACTTATCAGGATGCATATGTGCGTCCTTTCTTTGAAGGAAATAAATTTTACCTGTTTGTTACCGAAACCTATCATGATGTAAGATTGGTAGGTGCACCTCCTTCCTCTATTGGGAACTTTGGAAAAGATACAGACAACTGGATGTGGCCGCGCCATACGGGCGATTTCAGTCTATTCAGAATCTATGCTGGAAAAGATAATAAGCCGGCAAAATATAGTCCGGAAAATGTTCCTTATAAGCCAAAAAAATTTTTATCTATTTCGCTTAGTGGTGTAAAGGAAGGTGATTTTACAATGGTGTTTGGTTTTCCGGGTCGCACCTCCGAGTATTTGCCTAGTGAAGCTGTAGAACAAATTATGACAGTGTATGATCCGGCTAAAATTTCAATAAGAGATAAAGCCTTATCTATTCTTGATAAATACATGCGTAGTGATGGGGCAATAAAGATTCAATATGCATCGAAATATGCCGGAATCAGTAATGCTTGGAAGAAATGGCAAGGCGAAGTATTGGGGCTTACTACTACTAATGCAGTTCAGAAAAAATTGAACTACGAAAAAGAATTTACAGCATTGCTGGAGAAAAATCCTACATTAAAAACTAAATATGGTAAAGTATTACCCGAGCTGATTCAAAAGCATAAGGAGATAAAACCTTATGCACTAGCGCGCGATTATTATTTAGAAACTACTAGTAAAGTAGAATTATTTACAGTTGTCAACAAAATACGTGCATTAAAATCGCGAAAAGACAAACAGGGTTATGCAGAAGCTTTGGCCGCTGACATTAGCTGGTTTGAAAAATTTTGGAAAGATTTCAATATTAATGTAGATAAGGAGCTCTTTGCTGCTATGATGCAACTTTACATAGAAAAGCAAGAACCGAGCTATGTAGCTACTTATGCCAAAGAGCAATATCATCAATATAATGATTATGCTAAATGGGCTGACGATGTTTATAGCAAAAGCGTATTTGCCGATAAGCAAAAAGTAATGGATGCTTTAACAAATCAGCCCGAACGATTGTATGATGCATTAAATACAGATGTTGCGGCCAAATTGCTTATTGAAATCGCAAATATGTATGATAATGATGTTGCGTTAAAGGTTAATAAAATTCAGGCTGATATCAATAAGTTACAGCGCTTGTATATGCAAGCACAGATGGATGCATTTACTCATAAAACATTTTATCCCGATGCTAACAGTACTTTAAGAGTGGCTTTTGGTAATGTAAGTGGATATAACTCCCCGTCGGGTAAGAAATATGATTATTATACTTATTTAGATGGTGTGATGGAAAAATATAAGCCCGGAGATTATGAATTTGATGTACCCCAAAAGCTGATAGAACTGCATAAAAAGAAGGATTATGGCATATATGGCGTTAATGGTAAAATGCCAGTATGTTTCATTGCTTCCAATCATACTACAGGAGGAAATAGTGGTAGTCCCGCACTTGATGCTTATGGAAATTTGATAGGACTAAACTTTGACCGCGTGTGGGAAGGTACGATGAGTGATATTAATTATGATCCTTCCATCTGCCGAAATATTATGGTAGATATTCGTTATGTACTTTTCATTATAGATAAATTTGCCGGTGCCGATCATTTAATAAAGGAAATGAAGCTGGTATATCCTACTGCCAAAAAATAA
- the rho gene encoding Transcription termination factor Rho, translating to MYDILQLNDMLVPELLDIAKQLNIPDAKKLTKQELVYRILDSQAIAGSKEETTETKPKRKRIVKATTSVGTEEAFVEDEGTDTQEEETKEKKAKAPAKKAKAAAKKKKTTTKKEEEETVAESEEKETKKKKEEKTEVEEATTEAYSEQEDENEGKDFSFDPATLSFIEKALKATEKYANPTPVIIDEVAPQPSKAKKEKEKEKDAAFNVEFDGVILSEGVLEMMPDGYGFLRSSDYNYLSSPDDVYVSPSQIKLFGLKTGDTVHGAVRPPREGEKYFALLKVDTINGKSPEEVRDRVPFDYLTPLFPYEKLNLFTRPEDYSTRIMDLFTPIGKGQRGLIVAQPKTGKTMLLKAVANAIAQNHPECYLMVVLVDERPEEVTDMERSVKAEVIASTFDEPAEKHVKVSNMALQKAKRLVECGHDVVILLDSITRLARAHNTVSPASGKVLSGGVEANAMQKPKQFFGAARKIENGGSLTILATALIDTGSKMDEVIFEEFKGTGNMELQLDRRLANKRIYPAIDLTASSTRRDDLLLDKDVLQRMNLLRVYLADMKTEEAMTELLKRMKGTKSNEEFLASMNS from the coding sequence ATGTATGATATTTTACAATTGAACGACATGCTCGTTCCGGAATTGTTGGACATTGCCAAACAGTTAAATATTCCTGATGCGAAAAAACTGACGAAGCAAGAGCTTGTATACCGTATCCTTGACAGCCAGGCGATAGCGGGTTCTAAGGAAGAAACAACTGAAACAAAACCTAAGAGAAAACGCATCGTAAAAGCTACCACTTCAGTAGGAACGGAGGAAGCTTTTGTGGAAGACGAAGGAACTGACACACAGGAAGAAGAAACCAAAGAAAAGAAGGCCAAAGCGCCAGCTAAAAAAGCTAAAGCTGCGGCTAAAAAGAAAAAAACTACAACGAAAAAAGAAGAAGAAGAAACTGTAGCAGAATCCGAAGAAAAAGAAACCAAAAAGAAGAAAGAGGAAAAAACCGAGGTAGAAGAAGCTACTACCGAAGCATATAGCGAACAAGAAGATGAAAATGAAGGGAAAGATTTCTCTTTCGATCCAGCTACGCTTTCTTTTATTGAAAAAGCCCTAAAGGCCACAGAAAAATACGCCAATCCGACTCCTGTAATTATAGACGAAGTAGCTCCTCAACCCAGCAAAGCGAAAAAAGAAAAAGAGAAAGAAAAAGATGCTGCTTTCAATGTAGAGTTTGATGGTGTGATTTTGAGCGAGGGTGTGTTGGAGATGATGCCAGACGGATATGGTTTTTTAAGATCTTCTGACTATAACTATTTATCCAGCCCTGACGATGTATATGTATCTCCTTCACAAATCAAATTATTTGGATTAAAAACAGGTGATACTGTACATGGAGCTGTTCGTCCTCCGCGCGAAGGCGAAAAATATTTTGCGCTCTTAAAAGTGGATACCATCAACGGTAAGAGCCCGGAAGAAGTGCGCGACCGCGTACCTTTCGATTATCTGACACCACTATTCCCTTACGAAAAATTAAACCTCTTTACCAGACCGGAAGATTATTCCACACGCATTATGGACCTCTTTACCCCCATTGGTAAAGGACAAAGAGGTTTGATCGTAGCTCAGCCCAAAACTGGTAAAACCATGTTGTTGAAAGCAGTAGCAAATGCTATTGCCCAAAATCACCCTGAGTGTTACTTAATGGTGGTACTGGTAGATGAAAGACCTGAAGAGGTAACCGATATGGAAAGAAGCGTGAAAGCCGAAGTTATTGCTTCCACCTTCGACGAGCCGGCCGAAAAACACGTAAAAGTGTCTAACATGGCCTTGCAGAAAGCTAAAAGACTGGTAGAATGTGGACACGATGTGGTGATCCTGCTCGACTCTATCACTCGTTTGGCAAGAGCTCATAATACCGTATCGCCCGCTTCAGGAAAAGTACTAAGTGGTGGTGTGGAAGCCAATGCCATGCAAAAACCCAAACAGTTCTTTGGTGCCGCCCGTAAAATTGAAAACGGAGGTTCTCTTACTATTCTAGCTACAGCCCTTATCGATACCGGAAGCAAAATGGATGAAGTGATCTTTGAAGAATTCAAAGGTACCGGTAACATGGAACTGCAGTTGGATAGAAGACTGGCTAATAAACGCATTTACCCTGCAATTGATCTCACAGCGTCTTCTACACGCCGCGACGATCTGTTGCTTGATAAGGACGTGCTGCAAAGAATGAATCTGCTTCGCGTATATCTGGCCGATATGAAGACAGAAGAAGCGATGACAGAACTCTTAAAACGCATGAAGGGCACCAAGAGCAATGAAGAATTCCTTGCTAGCATGAACTCATAA
- the asnS gene encoding Asparagine--tRNA ligase: MFNKRIKIKELLQQEPQEQEVTVMGWVRTFRNNQFIALNDGSTNTNLQIVAELGQFEESLLKRITTSASLKVTGTLVPSLGKGQKVELKARVIEILGDSDPEKYPLQPKKHSLEFLREIAHLRFRTNTFASVFRVRHALAFAIHKFFNEKGFVYIHTPIITASDAEGAGEMFRVTTLPFDNTPRNEDGSVDFKEDFFGKSTNLTVSGQLEGELAATALGEIYTFGPTFRAENSNTTRHLAEFWMIEPEMAFYDLEDNANLAEAFIKYIIKYVMDHNAEDLDFLAKRLADEEKQLPQDKRSEMGLIEKLEFVLNNQFERLTYTEAIDILANSNYNKKKKFQYPITGWGMDLQSEHERYLVEKHFKKPVILMNYPAQIKAFYMRMNDDGKTVAAMDILAPGIGEIVGGSQREERLDVLLKKMKDMNVPDEELWWYLDTRRFGTVPHAGFGLGFERMIQFVTGMNNIRDVIPFPRTPKNAEF, encoded by the coding sequence ATGTTCAATAAGAGGATTAAAATAAAAGAGCTGCTACAACAGGAACCTCAGGAGCAGGAAGTTACGGTAATGGGATGGGTGCGTACTTTCCGTAATAATCAATTTATTGCATTGAACGATGGAAGTACCAATACCAATCTACAAATAGTGGCAGAATTGGGCCAGTTCGAAGAATCGCTTCTGAAAAGAATCACTACCTCAGCTTCTTTGAAGGTAACAGGAACGCTGGTCCCCTCTTTGGGTAAAGGACAAAAAGTGGAGCTGAAAGCGAGAGTTATTGAAATACTAGGAGATAGCGATCCTGAGAAATATCCTCTACAACCAAAGAAACATTCTTTGGAGTTTTTGAGAGAGATTGCGCATTTGCGTTTTCGTACGAATACGTTTGCTTCGGTATTTCGCGTACGTCATGCATTGGCCTTTGCAATTCATAAGTTTTTTAACGAAAAAGGATTCGTCTACATACACACTCCTATCATTACTGCTAGTGACGCTGAAGGTGCAGGAGAAATGTTCAGAGTAACCACATTACCCTTCGATAATACACCTCGCAACGAAGACGGATCGGTAGATTTTAAAGAAGATTTTTTTGGAAAATCGACCAATCTTACAGTAAGTGGCCAGTTGGAAGGAGAACTAGCAGCTACAGCACTGGGCGAGATCTATACTTTTGGCCCTACTTTCAGAGCCGAAAACAGCAATACTACACGTCACTTGGCGGAGTTTTGGATGATAGAGCCGGAAATGGCGTTTTATGATTTGGAAGATAATGCCAACTTAGCCGAGGCATTCATCAAGTACATCATAAAATACGTAATGGATCATAATGCTGAGGATCTGGACTTTCTGGCTAAGCGTTTGGCCGATGAAGAAAAGCAGTTACCCCAGGACAAACGCTCGGAAATGGGATTGATTGAAAAACTAGAATTTGTGCTAAACAATCAGTTTGAAAGATTAACCTATACCGAAGCCATCGACATTCTGGCGAATAGTAATTATAATAAGAAAAAGAAATTCCAGTATCCTATTACAGGATGGGGTATGGACTTGCAAAGCGAGCACGAACGTTATCTTGTAGAAAAACATTTCAAAAAACCTGTGATATTGATGAATTATCCGGCCCAAATCAAGGCATTTTATATGCGCATGAATGATGACGGAAAAACAGTAGCCGCAATGGATATTTTGGCGCCGGGTATTGGTGAAATCGTTGGCGGTTCGCAGCGTGAAGAAAGACTGGATGTGCTGCTGAAAAAAATGAAGGATATGAACGTTCCCGATGAAGAACTATGGTGGTATCTAGATACCCGTAGATTTGGAACAGTTCCTCATGCTGGTTTCGGACTGGGATTTGAACGTATGATTCAGTTTGTTACCGGGATGAACAATATCCGTGATGTAATACCGTTCCCTAGAACACCTAAGAACGCTGAGTTTTAA